One genomic window of Sphingomonas ginsengisoli An et al. 2013 includes the following:
- a CDS encoding AMP-binding protein, whose protein sequence is MAAIWSEHYCHPGGWARSFDALPVHALLERAAAAWSQRIALDFYGRRTTYTDLLDQVRHVARGLQRLGLAGKRVGLFLPNTPHYPAAFYGSLLAGATVVNFSPLYSPDEVLAQARNSGIEAIVCLDLKRLWPPIQRLLDEQAVSHVIVGDLAEVLPWPKALGFRLLKRGERQPLPIDPRVTRWSALLANDGAPEPMKVDPQRDLALIQFTGGTTGVPKGAALTHANLSINALQLEAIDPTPRGTQARVLGCLPLFHIFAIAAILNRSVLGGAEIVLLPKFEAREALAALKRRRCTDMAGVPAMFQALIDDPACSPAAFASLKQAFSGGAAMTPALKERFEAATGARVLEGYGMTESAGVVSVNPYVGEAHAGTVGQPLPGTLVRIVGEDGRDVPVGQSGEIVVSGPQLMQGYWRPDEQRVEPLDQGEFRTGDIGRIEPDGYLRIVDRLKDMINVGGFKVFPSQLEAVLASHPAVAEAIVVAAPDERVGERPYAFVVLNEGCQASADKLTAYLAKHVGKHERLAGLELRDALPRTMIGKPDRKALAAEVQARDMSAAA, encoded by the coding sequence GTGGCGGCGATCTGGAGCGAGCATTATTGCCATCCCGGCGGCTGGGCGCGCAGCTTCGACGCGCTGCCCGTTCACGCGCTGCTCGAACGCGCGGCAGCGGCGTGGTCGCAGCGAATTGCCCTCGATTTCTACGGTCGCCGCACGACCTATACCGACCTGCTCGACCAAGTCCGCCATGTCGCCCGCGGGCTGCAGAGGCTTGGCCTCGCCGGCAAGCGCGTCGGGCTGTTCCTGCCCAACACCCCGCATTATCCGGCGGCCTTCTACGGCTCGCTGCTGGCCGGCGCGACGGTGGTCAATTTCTCGCCGCTCTACTCGCCCGACGAGGTTCTCGCCCAGGCCCGCAACAGCGGGATCGAGGCGATCGTCTGCCTCGACCTCAAGCGGCTGTGGCCGCCGATCCAGCGCCTGCTCGACGAGCAAGCCGTCTCCCACGTCATCGTCGGCGACCTCGCCGAGGTGCTGCCGTGGCCCAAGGCGCTCGGCTTCCGCCTGCTCAAGCGTGGCGAGCGCCAGCCGTTGCCGATTGACCCCAGAGTCACCCGCTGGTCGGCGCTGCTCGCCAACGATGGTGCGCCTGAACCAATGAAGGTCGACCCGCAGCGTGATCTCGCCCTCATTCAGTTTACCGGCGGCACCACCGGCGTCCCCAAGGGCGCGGCGCTGACCCACGCCAACCTGTCGATCAACGCGCTCCAGCTCGAAGCGATCGACCCGACGCCGCGGGGGACGCAAGCGCGGGTGCTGGGCTGCCTGCCGCTGTTCCACATCTTCGCCATCGCCGCGATCCTCAACCGCTCGGTGCTCGGCGGCGCGGAGATCGTGCTGCTGCCCAAGTTCGAAGCGCGCGAGGCGCTCGCCGCCTTGAAGCGCCGACGCTGCACCGACATGGCCGGGGTGCCGGCGATGTTCCAGGCGCTGATCGACGACCCCGCTTGCTCGCCCGCCGCCTTCGCCTCGCTCAAGCAGGCGTTTTCGGGCGGCGCGGCCATGACCCCGGCGCTCAAGGAACGTTTCGAGGCGGCGACTGGCGCCCGCGTGCTCGAAGGTTATGGCATGACTGAAAGCGCCGGCGTGGTCTCGGTCAATCCCTACGTCGGTGAGGCCCACGCCGGCACCGTCGGCCAGCCGCTCCCGGGCACGCTGGTGCGGATCGTCGGCGAGGACGGCCGCGACGTCCCGGTCGGGCAAAGCGGCGAGATCGTGGTCAGCGGCCCGCAGCTGATGCAGGGCTATTGGCGCCCCGACGAGCAGCGCGTCGAGCCGCTCGACCAAGGCGAATTCCGCACCGGCGACATTGGCCGGATCGAACCCGACGGCTATCTGCGCATCGTCGACCGCTTGAAAGACATGATCAACGTCGGCGGGTTCAAGGTCTTCCCGAGCCAGCTCGAAGCGGTGCTCGCCAGCCATCCGGCAGTTGCCGAGGCGATCGTCGTCGCCGCGCCCGACGAGCGCGTCGGTGAGCGGCCCTACGCCTTTGTCGTCCTCAACGAGGGCTGCCAGGCGAGCGCGGACAAGCTGACCGCCTATCTCGCCAAGCATGTCGGCAAGCACGAGCGGCTCGCCGGGCTCGAGCTGCGCGACGCCCTGCCGCGGACGATGATCGGCAAGCCCGACCGCAAGGCGCTCGCCGCCGAGGTGCAGGCGCGCGACATGAGCGCCGCCGCCTAG
- a CDS encoding acyl-CoA dehydrogenase family protein, protein MLDTGARTIFSEDHEAFRDTVRKVVGALDTDRHEREGIVERAAWQAAGAAGLLCPGVPEAYGGPGLDFSWNAIVDEEVAYAGSAVGWTLQSDIVADYIIGYGSEEQKHRWLPGMVSGDTITAIAMSEPGAGSDLQGMKTIARRDGNGWRLNGSKTYITNGQSADLVIVCARTTEEGGARGISLFLVEEGDEGFSRGRNLDKIGLHGNDTSELFFEDVALPADRLLGQENGGFGMLMNQLPQERLSIAVQCQGAAQRAFDLAVEFTKDRKAFGKTVFEFQNTRFTLADMKARLQVGWAHLDWAIARHVAGKLTAAEASAAKLWHSETQFQLCDLALQLHGGAGYMNEYPIARLWRDARVARIYGGTSEIMKELVARSI, encoded by the coding sequence ATGCTCGACACCGGCGCGCGCACCATTTTCAGCGAGGACCATGAGGCGTTCCGCGACACCGTCCGCAAGGTGGTCGGCGCACTCGACACCGATCGCCACGAACGCGAGGGCATCGTTGAGCGCGCGGCGTGGCAGGCGGCAGGCGCGGCGGGGCTGCTCTGCCCCGGGGTGCCCGAAGCCTATGGGGGACCGGGGCTCGACTTCAGCTGGAACGCCATTGTCGACGAAGAGGTGGCTTATGCCGGCTCGGCGGTCGGCTGGACGCTGCAGAGCGACATCGTCGCCGATTACATCATCGGCTACGGCAGCGAGGAGCAGAAGCACCGCTGGCTGCCGGGCATGGTGTCGGGCGACACCATCACCGCCATCGCGATGAGCGAACCCGGCGCGGGCAGCGACCTGCAGGGAATGAAGACGATCGCGCGCCGCGACGGCAACGGCTGGCGACTGAACGGCAGCAAGACCTACATCACCAACGGGCAGAGCGCCGACCTGGTGATCGTCTGCGCCCGCACCACCGAGGAAGGCGGCGCGCGCGGGATCAGCCTGTTCCTGGTCGAAGAGGGCGACGAGGGCTTCAGCCGCGGCCGCAACCTCGACAAGATCGGGCTGCACGGCAACGACACCAGCGAATTGTTCTTCGAGGATGTCGCCCTCCCCGCCGATCGCCTGCTCGGCCAGGAGAATGGCGGGTTCGGGATGCTGATGAACCAGCTGCCGCAGGAGCGGCTATCGATCGCGGTGCAATGTCAGGGCGCGGCGCAGCGGGCGTTCGACCTGGCGGTCGAGTTCACCAAGGACCGGAAGGCGTTCGGCAAGACTGTGTTCGAATTTCAGAACACGCGCTTCACGCTGGCCGATATGAAGGCGCGGCTGCAGGTCGGCTGGGCGCATCTCGACTGGGCGATCGCGCGCCATGTCGCGGGCAAGCTCACCGCCGCCGAAGCGAGCGCGGCCAAGCTATGGCATTCGGAAACGCAGTTCCAGCTGTGCGACCTCGCGCTCCAGCTGCACGGCGGCGCTGGCTATATGAACGAATATCCAATCGCCCGGCTGTGGCGCGATGCGCGCGTCGCCCGCATCTACGGCGGGACCAGCGAGATCATGAAGGAGCTGGTCGCGCGCTCGATCTAG
- a CDS encoding CaiB/BaiF CoA transferase family protein yields the protein MAGPLAGLTIVELAGLGPGPFAAMMLADHGARVIRVERQGNLSVPNDPLTRNRESIALDLKQEEGRAIVRRLAERADGLIEGYRPGVMEKLGLGPDALLAANPRLVYGRITGWGQEGPLAQTAGHDINYLGLTGLLSCIGTADRPPMPPLNLVADYAGGGLMLAFGMVSALLAVQRGGPGQVIDAAMTDGAALTGAVIFGLRAAGMWRDERGANLLDGGDPIYGCYACADDRHVSVGALEPQFRAALFEGLGLAGAPSKAEIAAAFASRPRADWLERFAGTDACVGPVLGLGDAPDDPHNRARGTFIKVGGVTQPGPAPRYATTPTDPPRPPRREGEDGAAILAELGMGAAEIADLEARGVLR from the coding sequence ATGGCCGGACCGCTGGCAGGACTGACGATCGTCGAGCTGGCCGGCCTTGGCCCCGGCCCATTCGCGGCGATGATGCTCGCCGACCATGGCGCGCGGGTGATCCGGGTCGAGCGGCAGGGCAACCTCAGCGTCCCCAACGATCCGCTGACCCGCAACCGCGAAAGCATCGCGCTCGACCTCAAGCAGGAAGAGGGGCGGGCGATTGTCCGCCGCCTCGCCGAGCGCGCCGACGGGCTCATTGAAGGCTATCGCCCCGGCGTGATGGAAAAGCTCGGGCTCGGGCCGGATGCGCTGCTCGCCGCCAATCCACGGCTGGTCTACGGACGGATCACCGGATGGGGGCAGGAGGGGCCGCTCGCCCAGACTGCCGGTCACGACATCAATTACCTCGGTTTGACCGGCCTGCTGTCGTGCATCGGCACGGCCGACCGTCCCCCGATGCCGCCACTCAATCTCGTCGCCGACTACGCCGGGGGCGGGCTGATGCTCGCCTTCGGGATGGTCAGCGCCTTGCTCGCCGTTCAGCGCGGCGGCCCAGGACAAGTGATCGACGCGGCGATGACGGACGGGGCGGCGCTGACCGGTGCCGTCATCTTCGGGCTGCGCGCCGCCGGAATGTGGCGCGACGAGCGCGGCGCCAACCTGCTCGATGGCGGCGACCCGATCTACGGCTGCTACGCCTGTGCCGACGACCGCCATGTCAGCGTCGGCGCGCTCGAGCCGCAATTCCGCGCCGCGCTGTTCGAGGGCCTCGGCTTGGCTGGAGCGCCGAGCAAGGCCGAGATCGCCGCCGCCTTCGCAAGCCGCCCGCGCGCCGACTGGCTCGAGCGCTTCGCCGGCACCGATGCCTGCGTCGGCCCCGTGCTCGGCCTCGGCGACGCGCCGGACGATCCGCACAACCGGGCGCGCGGCACCTTCATCAAGGTCGGTGGCGTGACCCAACCCGGACCCGCCCCGCGCTACGCCACCACCCCGACCGACCCGCCACGGCCGCCTCGGCGCGAGGGAGAGGATGGGGCCGCGATCCTCGCCGAGCTCGGGATGGGCGCGGCCGAGATTGCCGACCTCGAGGCCCGGGGCGTGCTGCGATGA
- a CDS encoding aminotransferase has product MNPLYAAMPVSIFERMSFAAAAHGAVNLGQGFPDFGWPEPLVAEAARLLTRGSNQYPPSRGLPALRQAVADHYARHQGLDLSADNVLVTSGATEAIAAALFALLEPGDEAIVIAPAYDAYAPLIRRAGGVIREVALRPPQWRIDEGELAAAVSPRTRLIVLNNPHNPTGRLFDAAELAAVARVADRHDLLVLSDEVWEHVLPEGRAFVPFASLPGMAARTLKCGSAGKIFSLTGWKVGWLVAPPELAALAAKAHQFLTFATAPNLQAAVAVGLGHDEWLAPMRAAFTAARDRLADGLAAAGYVLLPSEGTYFQCVDLAASGIALDDQAFATLAVERAGVAVIPLSPFYEEAPATNLVRLCFAKRDETIAAGLAAMAKARDLARG; this is encoded by the coding sequence ATGAACCCGCTTTACGCCGCCATGCCGGTCAGCATCTTCGAACGGATGAGCTTCGCCGCCGCGGCGCATGGAGCGGTCAACCTCGGCCAGGGCTTCCCCGATTTCGGCTGGCCCGAGCCGCTGGTCGCCGAAGCCGCGCGCCTGCTGACCCGCGGCAGCAATCAATATCCGCCCTCGCGCGGTCTGCCGGCGCTGCGCCAGGCGGTCGCCGACCATTACGCCCGCCACCAGGGCCTCGACCTCTCCGCTGACAACGTCCTCGTCACCAGTGGCGCCACCGAGGCGATCGCGGCGGCGCTGTTCGCATTGCTTGAGCCGGGCGACGAGGCGATCGTCATCGCCCCCGCCTACGACGCCTATGCGCCGCTCATCCGCCGGGCCGGCGGCGTCATTCGCGAAGTCGCGCTGCGGCCGCCGCAGTGGCGGATCGACGAGGGCGAGCTGGCGGCGGCGGTCAGCCCACGCACCCGCCTGATCGTCCTCAACAACCCGCATAATCCGACGGGGCGGCTATTCGACGCGGCCGAGCTTGCCGCCGTCGCACGCGTCGCCGATCGTCATGACCTGCTCGTCCTCTCCGACGAGGTGTGGGAGCATGTCCTCCCCGAGGGACGCGCCTTTGTGCCCTTCGCCTCGCTGCCCGGAATGGCCGCGCGCACCCTCAAATGCGGCTCGGCGGGCAAGATCTTTTCGCTCACCGGGTGGAAGGTCGGCTGGCTGGTCGCTCCGCCCGAGCTCGCCGCGCTGGCGGCCAAGGCGCACCAGTTCCTGACCTTCGCCACCGCGCCCAATCTGCAGGCGGCGGTCGCGGTCGGCCTTGGGCACGACGAGTGGCTCGCGCCGATGCGCGCCGCCTTCACCGCCGCCCGCGACCGCTTGGCGGACGGCCTCGCCGCCGCCGGCTACGTTCTGCTGCCGAGCGAGGGGACCTATTTCCAGTGCGTCGATCTCGCCGCCTCGGGTATCGCGCTCGACGACCAGGCCTTCGCCACTCTCGCGGTGGAGCGGGCCGGGGTCGCGGTCATCCCGCTCTCGCCTTTCTACGAGGAAGCGCCGGCAACCAACCTCGTCAGGCTCTGCTTCGCCAAGCGCGATGAAACGATCGCCGCCGGCCTCGCTGCCATGGCGAAGGCCCGCGACCTCGCCCGCGGCTAG
- a CDS encoding EAL domain-containing protein, translating to MTSRKDIALLDGFERALLNGRLAMAYQPKVALDDGRLIRVEALVRWTDPQLGQVAPSRFVPLAERHGLIDQLTQWGLRTTLRQWLEWRNHGLDTSIAFNISALSLQHLDFPDLVERMCRHLHVPTDRLVLELTEGATQPLVKLMDTLTRFRIKGIGLAIDDFGTGYSTLMQLKQLPFTDVKIDRLFVSDMVRSNDSRVIVKSVIDLAHGLGLTATAEGVETAEQLAMLRQMGCDTAQGFLIAQPLSPDELLPWNSRHKRRWKLLVSPSKDPIVRRRIEADVRA from the coding sequence CCTTGCTCAATGGGCGGCTGGCGATGGCCTATCAGCCCAAGGTGGCGCTCGACGACGGGCGGCTGATCCGGGTCGAGGCGCTGGTCCGCTGGACCGATCCGCAGCTTGGCCAAGTCGCCCCCTCGCGCTTCGTCCCGCTGGCCGAGCGGCATGGCCTGATCGACCAGCTTACCCAGTGGGGCCTGCGGACGACGCTCCGCCAGTGGCTCGAGTGGCGCAACCACGGGCTCGACACCTCGATCGCTTTCAACATTTCGGCGCTGTCGCTCCAGCACCTCGATTTCCCTGACCTGGTCGAGCGGATGTGCCGCCACCTCCACGTCCCGACCGACCGGCTGGTGCTCGAGCTGACCGAGGGGGCGACCCAGCCGCTGGTCAAGCTGATGGACACGCTGACCCGCTTCCGGATCAAGGGGATCGGGCTGGCGATCGACGATTTCGGCACCGGCTATTCGACGCTGATGCAGTTGAAGCAATTGCCCTTTACCGACGTGAAGATCGACCGCCTGTTCGTATCGGACATGGTCCGCAGCAACGACAGCCGGGTGATCGTCAAGAGCGTGATCGACTTGGCGCACGGGCTGGGGCTGACCGCCACCGCCGAAGGGGTGGAGACCGCCGAGCAACTGGCGATGCTGCGCCAAATGGGGTGCGACACCGCACAAGGTTTCCTGATCGCGCAGCCGCTCAGCCCCGACGAGTTGCTGCCGTGGAACAGCCGGCACAAGCGGCGCTGGAAGCTGCTGGTCAGTCCGTCCAAGGACCCGATCGTGCGGCGGCGGATCGAGGCCGACGTCCGCGCCTAG